In Tubulanus polymorphus chromosome 2, tnTubPoly1.2, whole genome shotgun sequence, a single window of DNA contains:
- the LOC141898659 gene encoding receptor expression-enhancing protein 1-like isoform X2 produces MISALVSRIIILVFGTLYPAYRSYKAVKTKNVKEYVKWMMYWIVFALFTCVETFSDVILCWLPFYYEIKIVFVIWLLSPATRGSSILYRKFVHPQLMKREKDIDEYIAQATDKGCAALFTIGTKGLNFAANTVLTTAMKGQSTLVDHIRRSYSMNDISEPQSRPRPVSVDETIDETDNRFSEDEDAFYQEELNRSTQQPQRYQYTAKSGISSTTSKKITKGYDKDSQYDPLSPKTTATSAQQRRTYTREARLVTPGRVQAVASKFNDDSWLTRLNYWK; encoded by the exons ATGATATCAGCGCTCGTGTCAAGAATAATTAT ACTAGTGTTTGGCACGTTATACCCTGCCTACAGATCATACAAGGcagtaaaaacgaaaaacgtcAAAGAATAC gtaAAATGGATGATGTATTGGATTGTATTTGCCTTATTTACTTGTGTTGAAACTTTTTCCGATGTCATCCTTTGTTG gCTTCCattttattatgaaattaagATAGTATTTGTGATATGGCTGTTATCTCCTGCAACCAGGGGCTCCAGCATACTGTACAGAAAATTTGTCCATCCGCAGCTTATGAAACGAGAAAAG GACATAGATGAATATATTGCTCAAGCTACTGATAAAGGCTGCGCTGCACTTTTCACAATTGGAACCAAGGGACTCAATTTCGCTGCTAATACAGTGCTTACTACGGCTATGAAA GGCCAAAGTACATTAGTGGACCACATTCGACGTAGTTACAGTATGAATGACATATCTGAACCTCAATCCAGACCCAGACCGGTTTCAGTCGATGAAACGATTGATGAAACAG ATAATCGTTTCTCTGAAGATGAAGATGCCTTTTATCAAGAAGAACTCAACCGATCAACTCAACAACCCCAACGATACCAATATACAGCTAAATCAGGTATATCATCTACCACTAGTAAGAAGATAACTAAAG GTTATGATAAAGACTCACAGTATGATCCTTTGTCACCTAAAACTACGGCGACATCAGCTCAACAAAGACGCACATATACAAGAGAA GCACGACTTGTGACCCCCGGCCGCGTTCAAGCGGTTGCATCTAAATTCAACGATGACAGTTGGCTCACAAGATTAAACTACTGGAAGTGA
- the LOC141898659 gene encoding receptor expression-enhancing protein 1-like isoform X1: MYREKMLDFAGRIIILVFGTLYPAYRSYKAVKTKNVKEYVKWMMYWIVFALFTCVETFSDVILCWLPFYYEIKIVFVIWLLSPATRGSSILYRKFVHPQLMKREKDIDEYIAQATDKGCAALFTIGTKGLNFAANTVLTTAMKGQSTLVDHIRRSYSMNDISEPQSRPRPVSVDETIDETDNRFSEDEDAFYQEELNRSTQQPQRYQYTAKSGISSTTSKKITKGYDKDSQYDPLSPKTTATSAQQRRTYTREARLVTPGRVQAVASKFNDDSWLTRLNYWK, translated from the exons ATGTATAGGGAAAAAATGCTGGATTTTGCTGGTCGGATTATAAT ACTAGTGTTTGGCACGTTATACCCTGCCTACAGATCATACAAGGcagtaaaaacgaaaaacgtcAAAGAATAC gtaAAATGGATGATGTATTGGATTGTATTTGCCTTATTTACTTGTGTTGAAACTTTTTCCGATGTCATCCTTTGTTG gCTTCCattttattatgaaattaagATAGTATTTGTGATATGGCTGTTATCTCCTGCAACCAGGGGCTCCAGCATACTGTACAGAAAATTTGTCCATCCGCAGCTTATGAAACGAGAAAAG GACATAGATGAATATATTGCTCAAGCTACTGATAAAGGCTGCGCTGCACTTTTCACAATTGGAACCAAGGGACTCAATTTCGCTGCTAATACAGTGCTTACTACGGCTATGAAA GGCCAAAGTACATTAGTGGACCACATTCGACGTAGTTACAGTATGAATGACATATCTGAACCTCAATCCAGACCCAGACCGGTTTCAGTCGATGAAACGATTGATGAAACAG ATAATCGTTTCTCTGAAGATGAAGATGCCTTTTATCAAGAAGAACTCAACCGATCAACTCAACAACCCCAACGATACCAATATACAGCTAAATCAGGTATATCATCTACCACTAGTAAGAAGATAACTAAAG GTTATGATAAAGACTCACAGTATGATCCTTTGTCACCTAAAACTACGGCGACATCAGCTCAACAAAGACGCACATATACAAGAGAA GCACGACTTGTGACCCCCGGCCGCGTTCAAGCGGTTGCATCTAAATTCAACGATGACAGTTGGCTCACAAGATTAAACTACTGGAAGTGA
- the LOC141899748 gene encoding beta-1,4-galactosyltransferase 7-like, translating to MLMKKRRCSGITALKRVAISAITLTLFMVAFMFYKLSNDNQVLNPLVNKQLLDKSIQPDDDNPIWGKHKLAIIVPFRDRFDELMQFAPYMKKYLISKKIRHHIYVINQADSFRFNRGSLINIGVKESGDDCDYMAMHDVDLLPLNLDLNYDYPGEGPFHVSSPELHPIYHYPKFVGGILLLTREHFYEVGGLTNLFWGWGKEDDEFYVRMMQAGLQVRRPEGITTGYETFYHIHDRHKRKRDFAKYENQKQVTSKRDYKTGIRNVKYQVLSRIPLVVDGANITVINVQLTCDYRLTPFCSHPTNPPKKPRPPKRLKQ from the exons ATGTTAATGAAGAAAAGAAGATGCAGTGGCATAACAGCCTTGAAAAGAGTAGCAATCAGTGCTATAACTCTTACGTTATTCATGGTGGCGTTCATGTTTTACAAACTTTCAAACGACAATCAGGTGTTGAATCCGTTAGTCAATAAGCAACTGTTAGACAAATCTATTCAACCAGACGATGATAATCCAATTTGGGGTAAACATAAACTCGCCATTATCGTCCCATTCCGAGATAGATTTGATGAACTGATGCAATTTGCTCCCTACATGAAAAAGTATCTAATCAGCAAGAAAATCCGCCATCATATTTACGTAATAAATCAAGCTGATAGTTTCAG GTTTAATCGTGGTTCTCTAATAAATATCGGTGTCAAAGAGAGTGGAGATGATTGCGATTATATGGCTATGCATGATGTAGACCTATTACCATTGAATTTAGATCTGAATTATGATTACCCGGGTGAAGGACCGTTTCATGTATCTTCACCTGAACTACACCCTATTTACCATTATCCAAAATTTGTCGGCGGAATTTTACTTCTCACAAGAGAGCATTTCTATGAG GTTGGTGGATTAACAAATCTTTTTTGGGGTTGGGGTaaagaagatgatgaattttatgtaAGAATGATGCAAGCTGGTCTTCAG GTTCGACGTCCTGAAGGAATTACTACCGGTTATGAGACATTCTACCATATCCATGACAGACATAAACGCAAGCGAGACTTTGCAAAATatgaaaaccaaaaacaa GTTACTAGCAAACGTGATTACAAAACTGGTATAAGAAATGTTAAATATCAAGTACTCAGTCGTATTCCATTGGTAGTAGATGGTGCTAATATAACAGTAATTAATGTACAGCTGACATGTGATTATCGTCTGACTCCGTTCTGTTCACATCCAACGAATCCACCGAAGAAACCGCGCCCACCAAAACGATTGAAACAATAG